The following coding sequences lie in one Mercenaria mercenaria strain notata chromosome 5, MADL_Memer_1, whole genome shotgun sequence genomic window:
- the LOC123559101 gene encoding serine protease inhibitor Cvsi-2-like: MKLVLFICAALCVVSIYAEDCPAGNVQGECTHMTCSPGYTLSCVDNVCTCNPDQNSSCNTQQDCINNANLPTCNRVWHCVDNLCRCGGNWGK; encoded by the exons ATGAAACTCGTTCTTTTTATCTGCGCAGCACTATGTG TTGTTAGCATCTATGCTGAAGACTGTCCCGCTGGCAACGTTCAAGGAGAGTGTACACACATGACGTGTTCACCTGGCTATACTTTATCATGTGTAGACAATGTTTGTACTTGTAACC CGGACCAGAATAGTTCCTGTAACACCCAACAAGACTGTATCAATAATGCAAACCTACCGACCTGCAACAGAGTATGGCATTGTGTCGATAATTTATGTCGATGTGGTGGAAACTGGGGCAAATAA